A genomic segment from Corythoichthys intestinalis isolate RoL2023-P3 chromosome 2, ASM3026506v1, whole genome shotgun sequence encodes:
- the LOC130931960 gene encoding parapinopsin-like isoform X2, giving the protein MVFPIDEVIHCLVIVVTIRHKQLRQPLSYALVSLAVCDLGCAVCGGLPTTVTTAMGYFSLGRVGCTLEGFAVAFFGIASLCTIGVISVERYIVVCYPMGAVRFQTRHAIAGVVLSWVWSFVWNTPPLFGWGSYELEGIKTSCAPNWNNRDTGNMSYIVIYFSLCFAVPFSIIMVSYVRLLWTLRQVTKLQISEAGSSVEVQVARMVVAMVLAFLVTWLPYASMALAVILDSTLNIDPLIAVIPVFFAKSSIVYNPIIYVFMNRQFRTFAIPTILCGWYPYASEEQTSEAEPTVASVYKNQRDL; this is encoded by the exons ATGGTATTTCCAATTGATGAGGTTATTCACTG CCTGGTGATTGTGGTGACAATCAGACACAAACAGCTGAGGCAGCCACTCAGCTATGCTCTGGTCAGCCTGGCTGTATGTGACCTGGGCTGTGCTGTGTGTGGAGGGCTGCCCACCACAGTGACTACTGCCATGGGATACTTCAGCCTTGGACGTGTGGGCTGCACATTGGAAGGCTTTGCTGTGGCCTTTTTTG GTATAGCAAGTTTGTGTACAATAGGAGTAATTTCTGTAGAGCGCTACATAGTGGTGTGCTATCCAATGGGTGCTGTCCGCTTTCAGACTAG GCATGCCATCGCTGGAGTTGTGCTATCTTGGGTGTGGTCCTTTGTGTGGAACACTCCACCGTTGTTTGGTTGGGGGAGTTATGAGCTGGAGGGCATCAAAACCTCCTGTGCCCCCAATTGGAACAATCGGGATACAGGGAATATGTCATATATAGTCATCTACTTTTCACTCTGCTTTGCTGTGCCATTTTCAATTATTATGGTGTCCTATGTGCGGCTCTTGTGGACCCTCAGACAG GTGACCAAGCTACAAATATCCGAGGCTGGCAGCAGTGTGGAAGTGCAAGTGGCACGTATGGTGGTCGCCATGGTGCTGGCCTTCCTAGTAACCTGGTTGCCCTATGCAAGCATGGCCCTTGCTGTCATCCTTGATTCCACACTAAATATTGACCCACTAATTGCAGTCATACCGGTTTTCTTTGCGAAAAGCAGCATAGTCTACAACCCCATCATTTATGTTTTCATGAATAGACAG tttcgAACATTCGCCATTCCCACTATCCTATGTGGATGGTACCCGTACGCCTCAGAAGAGCAAACATCTGAGGCCGAGCCAACAGTTGCTTCCGTTTACAAAAACCAAAGGGATCTCTGA
- the LOC130931960 gene encoding parapinopsin-like isoform X1 yields the protein MEKLDLNGNSSFSKNETNAEFLSRTGYTVLAVIMGVFSILGIILNSLVIVVTIRHKQLRQPLSYALVSLAVCDLGCAVCGGLPTTVTTAMGYFSLGRVGCTLEGFAVAFFGIASLCTIGVISVERYIVVCYPMGAVRFQTRHAIAGVVLSWVWSFVWNTPPLFGWGSYELEGIKTSCAPNWNNRDTGNMSYIVIYFSLCFAVPFSIIMVSYVRLLWTLRQVTKLQISEAGSSVEVQVARMVVAMVLAFLVTWLPYASMALAVILDSTLNIDPLIAVIPVFFAKSSIVYNPIIYVFMNRQFRTFAIPTILCGWYPYASEEQTSEAEPTVASVYKNQRDL from the exons ATGGAAAAACTTGACCTAAATGGAAATTCATCGTTTTCTAAAAATGAGACCAATGCAGAGTTTCTCTCTCGGACTGGCTACACTGTTCTGGCAGTTATCATGGGTGTCTTCTCTATTTTGGGGATCATCCTCAACAGCCTGGTGATTGTGGTGACAATCAGACACAAACAGCTGAGGCAGCCACTCAGCTATGCTCTGGTCAGCCTGGCTGTATGTGACCTGGGCTGTGCTGTGTGTGGAGGGCTGCCCACCACAGTGACTACTGCCATGGGATACTTCAGCCTTGGACGTGTGGGCTGCACATTGGAAGGCTTTGCTGTGGCCTTTTTTG GTATAGCAAGTTTGTGTACAATAGGAGTAATTTCTGTAGAGCGCTACATAGTGGTGTGCTATCCAATGGGTGCTGTCCGCTTTCAGACTAG GCATGCCATCGCTGGAGTTGTGCTATCTTGGGTGTGGTCCTTTGTGTGGAACACTCCACCGTTGTTTGGTTGGGGGAGTTATGAGCTGGAGGGCATCAAAACCTCCTGTGCCCCCAATTGGAACAATCGGGATACAGGGAATATGTCATATATAGTCATCTACTTTTCACTCTGCTTTGCTGTGCCATTTTCAATTATTATGGTGTCCTATGTGCGGCTCTTGTGGACCCTCAGACAG GTGACCAAGCTACAAATATCCGAGGCTGGCAGCAGTGTGGAAGTGCAAGTGGCACGTATGGTGGTCGCCATGGTGCTGGCCTTCCTAGTAACCTGGTTGCCCTATGCAAGCATGGCCCTTGCTGTCATCCTTGATTCCACACTAAATATTGACCCACTAATTGCAGTCATACCGGTTTTCTTTGCGAAAAGCAGCATAGTCTACAACCCCATCATTTATGTTTTCATGAATAGACAG tttcgAACATTCGCCATTCCCACTATCCTATGTGGATGGTACCCGTACGCCTCAGAAGAGCAAACATCTGAGGCCGAGCCAACAGTTGCTTCCGTTTACAAAAACCAAAGGGATCTCTGA